One Nocardia sp. BMG111209 DNA segment encodes these proteins:
- the mftR gene encoding mycofactocin system transcriptional regulator (MftR, the mycofactocin system transcriptional regulator, is an uncharacterized TetR family DNA-binding transcription factor. Its role is inferred by context. It occurs as part of the biosynthesis locus for mycofactocin, a partially characterized electron carrier derived from the terminal Val-Tyr dipeptide of the precursor peptide MftA, through a radical SAM enzyme-mediated process.) codes for MTETRPGPRGRPRRTSNRNLELIALRLFAEQGFEETTVDQIASAAGVSPRTFFRYFESKAAVLLNEFDQEVGTIRALLAESPDELSVMDSVRRAVLTANTYSAEDVPELRVRVGLLGSVPELAASAAVHYDAWERAISEFVAQRTGGSPDSLAALAVGRATLAVCRAAYDRWVTEAEADLIVYLDAALSALRAGFDDATLGVPGPLTKN; via the coding sequence GTGACAGAAACAAGACCCGGTCCGCGCGGCCGGCCCCGGCGCACGAGCAATCGCAATCTCGAGCTCATCGCGCTGCGGCTGTTCGCCGAGCAGGGCTTCGAGGAGACGACCGTCGACCAGATCGCGTCCGCGGCCGGGGTCAGTCCACGCACCTTCTTCCGCTACTTCGAATCGAAGGCGGCGGTGCTGCTGAACGAGTTCGACCAGGAAGTGGGCACCATCCGCGCCCTGCTCGCCGAATCGCCGGACGAGCTGTCGGTGATGGATTCGGTGCGCCGGGCCGTGCTCACCGCCAACACCTACAGCGCCGAGGACGTGCCCGAACTGCGCGTCCGGGTGGGCCTGCTCGGGTCGGTTCCGGAACTGGCCGCCAGCGCGGCCGTGCACTACGACGCCTGGGAGCGCGCGATCAGCGAATTCGTCGCGCAGCGCACCGGCGGTTCACCGGACTCGCTGGCCGCGCTCGCCGTCGGCCGCGCCACCCTCGCGGTGTGCCGGGCCGCCTACGACCGCTGGGTGACCGAGGCCGAGGCCGACCTGATCGTCTATCTGGACGCCGCGCTGTCGGCGCTGCGAGCCGGATTCGACGACGCCACCCTCGGCGTGCCCGGTCCCCTCACGAAAAATTGA
- a CDS encoding SGNH/GDSL hydrolase family protein, with translation MRTHEKRTPIMRRLAHTAAVSALAVGGAAAFTAPAAAGNAEIHYVALGDSFAAGSGVFPERDLNNCLQSQVDYPSLVAQQLHATTFRDATCGGATLANLYGPQPALIGGGGATPPQFDALTPGTTLVTLTMGGNDIGLAAQALNCFNPLPQPFGHSCTEGFTAGGGDGMGDRLAGLVPTYGRALDDIHARAPRATVLVVGYPTVSSPGGCPQQPAWPADVDYLNSVLARLNDLLRTAAARHDAHYVDTAAPSVGHDMCAAPDRQWVNGLIPSLSTPSVVPLHPNTLGEQAIAREVVAALG, from the coding sequence ATGCGGACGCACGAGAAGAGAACACCGATCATGCGCCGGCTGGCGCACACCGCCGCGGTCTCCGCGCTGGCCGTCGGCGGCGCGGCCGCGTTCACCGCGCCGGCCGCGGCCGGCAACGCCGAGATCCACTATGTGGCGCTGGGAGATTCGTTCGCGGCGGGCAGCGGGGTGTTCCCCGAGCGCGATCTGAACAACTGCCTGCAATCGCAGGTCGACTATCCGTCGCTGGTCGCACAACAGTTGCACGCCACCACCTTCCGCGACGCGACCTGCGGGGGCGCCACCCTGGCGAATCTCTACGGCCCGCAGCCGGCGCTGATCGGCGGCGGCGGGGCGACCCCACCGCAGTTCGACGCGCTCACCCCCGGCACCACCCTGGTCACCCTGACCATGGGCGGCAACGACATCGGGCTCGCGGCGCAGGCGCTGAACTGCTTCAACCCGCTGCCGCAGCCCTTCGGCCACTCCTGCACCGAGGGTTTCACCGCCGGCGGCGGCGACGGGATGGGCGATCGGCTCGCCGGGCTGGTTCCCACGTACGGCCGGGCACTCGACGACATCCATGCCCGCGCACCCCGCGCCACCGTCCTGGTCGTCGGCTATCCGACCGTCTCGTCGCCCGGCGGTTGCCCGCAGCAACCTGCCTGGCCCGCCGACGTGGACTACCTGAACAGCGTGCTGGCCCGCCTCAACGATCTGCTGCGTACCGCGGCCGCGCGGCACGACGCGCACTACGTCGACACCGCCGCGCCCAGCGTGGGCCACGACATGTGCGCGGCCCCGGACCGGCAATGGGTGAACGGGCTGATCCCGTCCCTGAGCACCCCGTCGGTGGTGCCGCTGCACCCCAACACCCTCGGTGAGCAGGCCATCGCCCGCGAGGTCGTCGCCGCCCTCGGCTGA
- a CDS encoding enolase C-terminal domain-like protein has protein sequence MIVSVGVPVVTGMRVVPVAGHDSMLLNLSGAHGPYFTRNLMIVEDSDGNTGLGEVPGGEAIRETLEQARALVVGRRVGDHHAVLGDMRRVFGGRDAGGRGAQTFDLRVAVHAVTAVESALLDLLGRHLGLPVAALLGDGQQRDRVRALGYLFFVGDRDRTDLAYRGPGDEAAGADDWLRLRHEEALTPAAVVRLAEAAHARYGFTDFKLKGGVLAGPAEAEVVRALAERFPDARITLDPNGGWLLRDAIALGRELADVLAYAEDPVGAEDGYSGREVMAEFKRATGLRTATNMIATDWRELGHAVKADAVDIPLADPHFWTMHGSVRVAQLCQAWGLTWGSHSNNHFDVSLAMFTHVAAAAPGEITAIDTHWIWQDGQRLTVEPPVIRDGRLTVGDAPGLGVELDPERVEAAYELYLREGLGGRDDAVAMRYLIPDWRFDSKRPALCRD, from the coding sequence ATGATCGTGTCTGTCGGAGTGCCCGTGGTCACCGGGATGCGGGTCGTGCCGGTGGCCGGTCACGACAGTATGTTGCTGAATCTCAGTGGGGCACATGGTCCGTACTTCACGCGGAATCTGATGATCGTCGAGGATTCGGACGGGAACACCGGGCTCGGTGAGGTGCCGGGTGGGGAGGCGATCCGGGAGACGCTCGAGCAGGCGCGGGCGCTGGTGGTCGGGCGGCGGGTCGGGGATCACCACGCGGTGCTCGGGGATATGCGGCGGGTGTTCGGGGGGCGGGACGCCGGGGGACGGGGTGCGCAGACCTTCGATCTGAGGGTCGCGGTGCACGCGGTGACCGCGGTCGAGTCGGCGTTGCTGGATCTGCTCGGACGGCATCTCGGGTTGCCGGTGGCGGCGTTGCTCGGGGACGGGCAGCAGCGGGATCGGGTGCGGGCGCTGGGATATCTGTTCTTCGTCGGCGATCGGGACCGGACCGATCTCGCCTATCGCGGGCCCGGTGACGAGGCCGCGGGCGCCGACGACTGGCTGCGGTTGCGGCACGAGGAGGCGCTCACGCCGGCGGCGGTGGTGCGGCTGGCCGAGGCCGCGCACGCGCGGTACGGGTTCACGGACTTCAAGCTGAAGGGCGGGGTGCTGGCCGGGCCCGCGGAGGCGGAGGTGGTGCGGGCCCTTGCCGAGCGGTTCCCGGATGCGCGGATCACGCTCGATCCGAACGGGGGGTGGTTGCTGCGGGACGCCATCGCGCTGGGCCGGGAACTCGCCGATGTGCTCGCCTACGCGGAGGATCCGGTGGGGGCCGAGGACGGTTACTCCGGCCGTGAGGTGATGGCCGAGTTCAAGCGGGCCACCGGGTTGCGGACGGCCACCAATATGATCGCCACCGATTGGCGGGAGCTCGGTCATGCCGTGAAGGCCGACGCGGTCGACATTCCGCTGGCCGATCCGCATTTCTGGACCATGCACGGTTCGGTGCGGGTCGCGCAGCTGTGTCAGGCGTGGGGGCTCACCTGGGGGTCGCACTCCAACAACCACTTCGACGTATCGCTGGCGATGTTCACCCACGTCGCCGCCGCCGCGCCCGGCGAGATCACCGCGATCGACACGCACTGGATCTGGCAGGACGGGCAGCGGCTCACCGTCGAGCCGCCGGTGATCCGCGACGGTCGGCTCACCGTCGGCGACGCGCCGGGGCTCGGGGTCGAACTCGATCCGGAGCGGGTCGAGGCCGCGTACGAGCTGTATCTGCGCGAAGGTCTCGGCGGTCGTGACGACGCGGTCGCCATGCGGTATCTGATTCCGGATTGGCGATTCGACAGCAAACGTCCGGCGCTGTGCCGGGACTGA
- a CDS encoding DUF4236 domain-containing protein, translating to MGFYVRKSLKAGPFRFNLSKSGIGVSAGVPGFRVGSGPRGNYVHMGRGGVYYRATPGGRRRSAAAPPRGRPISPQPAWLPGFSPSAIVMADVTGSTALEMAPSGSGTVVDQLEAAAARTAWGWWAVAASFVLGLFAGMPLGAIVWLVLAPLCGWLILNDKARRTVVLFYDIGDEHYAWFDALVANWAWFTGSHRIWRVLQSGAVATTYQYKANSGAAHVLRRVVASASMSGPKQLTTNIAVPSLTADSAALYFLPDRVLVREGKRFSDVSYADLGLQPGRTRFIENTSPPGDAAQVDHTWQYVNVRGGPDRRYKNNRLLPVMLYGTVDLTSAQGLRWHLQVSRADAAAPICQVLASAPTRSRPVTSPPPPLVPVRGPLAATAARAEKFAPARGFDRAQLTRTVTSYPVTGVTFTAVDLETTGLDPETDRIVEIGLVKFTADGTVVDEFATLVNNPGSPSAARDVHGIEDSDLAGAPSTGEVLSEAFAFLTGTVVVAHNLDFDEGFLAAAARRAGIPLPDAAGICTLQTARRQLDGRAFSLVAMYKTATGGWLDRQHTALEDARAVRAVVLWLLRNAPGPLHLTRPLPAASAAPVFRQCSISCRPVPLRGTSIAGLLDSFPQSPAPRTGDPAAIEKYRAALSDAVEDGRLTHDEARVLTDRARLTGLTGIQLRSLNREAWEAAFPEDRGADRSTLTPARRREMYLLAEALGLPELAERINEVIRACAEPAPAPQARYLRSLRIAIVGQHAEVLDLRRRAESYGARLAVNITETVQWMVTATPEAADSRHNTARKLNIPIIGPAEGEVRLGEAIREAEARAAERQREVDANIARRRQRDAESDAYWRPVWRPSELTLDPGPQRG from the coding sequence TTGGGTTTCTATGTCCGAAAGAGCCTGAAGGCGGGGCCGTTTCGGTTCAACCTGAGCAAGTCCGGTATCGGCGTGAGCGCCGGCGTGCCCGGCTTCCGGGTCGGGAGCGGACCGCGCGGCAACTACGTCCACATGGGCCGTGGCGGCGTGTACTACCGGGCAACTCCGGGCGGCCGTCGCCGGTCCGCGGCCGCGCCGCCCCGGGGCCGGCCGATTTCACCGCAGCCCGCGTGGTTGCCCGGATTCTCACCCAGCGCCATCGTGATGGCGGATGTCACCGGCAGCACTGCCCTCGAGATGGCCCCCTCCGGCAGCGGAACCGTGGTCGACCAACTCGAGGCCGCCGCGGCTCGTACGGCGTGGGGATGGTGGGCGGTCGCGGCGTCGTTCGTGCTCGGCCTGTTCGCGGGTATGCCTCTCGGAGCGATCGTCTGGCTGGTGCTCGCGCCGTTGTGTGGCTGGCTGATCCTGAACGACAAGGCCCGCAGGACGGTCGTGCTCTTCTACGACATCGGCGACGAGCATTATGCGTGGTTCGACGCATTGGTGGCCAACTGGGCCTGGTTCACCGGATCCCACCGGATCTGGCGCGTATTGCAGTCCGGAGCGGTGGCGACCACCTACCAGTACAAGGCGAATTCCGGTGCCGCACATGTGTTGCGGCGCGTAGTCGCATCCGCATCGATGTCGGGGCCGAAGCAACTGACGACCAATATCGCCGTCCCCTCGCTCACCGCGGACAGTGCGGCGCTGTACTTCCTGCCGGACCGCGTTCTGGTGCGTGAGGGAAAGCGCTTCAGTGATGTCTCGTACGCCGATCTGGGTCTGCAGCCCGGCCGGACGCGGTTCATCGAGAACACGAGCCCGCCCGGCGATGCGGCGCAGGTCGACCACACCTGGCAATACGTCAATGTTCGTGGCGGACCGGATCGACGCTACAAGAACAATCGGCTGTTGCCCGTCATGCTCTACGGCACAGTGGATCTCACCAGCGCACAGGGATTGCGCTGGCACCTCCAGGTGTCGCGCGCGGACGCTGCGGCGCCGATCTGCCAGGTCCTGGCGTCGGCTCCCACCCGCAGTCGACCGGTCACATCGCCGCCACCACCGCTCGTACCGGTGCGCGGTCCACTTGCGGCCACTGCTGCGCGAGCCGAAAAATTCGCTCCTGCAAGAGGATTCGACCGAGCACAGCTCACGCGAACGGTGACCTCGTATCCGGTGACGGGTGTGACATTCACCGCCGTCGACCTCGAGACGACGGGCCTGGATCCCGAAACCGATCGCATCGTGGAAATCGGCCTGGTCAAATTCACCGCCGACGGCACGGTGGTGGACGAGTTCGCGACCCTGGTGAACAATCCCGGTTCGCCGTCGGCCGCTCGTGATGTGCACGGGATCGAGGACAGTGATCTGGCCGGGGCGCCGAGCACCGGTGAGGTGCTGTCCGAGGCGTTCGCCTTCCTGACCGGAACGGTGGTCGTCGCCCACAACCTCGACTTCGACGAGGGCTTTCTCGCCGCTGCCGCGCGCCGCGCCGGAATCCCGCTACCGGATGCGGCGGGGATCTGCACCCTCCAGACCGCCCGCCGGCAACTCGACGGGCGTGCGTTCAGTCTGGTCGCGATGTACAAGACGGCGACCGGCGGCTGGTTGGACCGGCAGCACACCGCTCTGGAGGATGCCCGCGCGGTCCGTGCGGTGGTCCTGTGGCTGCTCCGGAACGCACCCGGACCGCTGCATCTCACGCGACCGCTGCCCGCCGCTTCCGCGGCGCCCGTGTTCCGGCAGTGCTCGATCAGTTGCCGGCCCGTTCCGCTGCGGGGTACCTCGATCGCCGGACTGCTGGATTCCTTTCCGCAATCGCCGGCACCGCGGACGGGTGATCCGGCCGCGATCGAGAAGTACCGGGCGGCCCTGTCCGATGCCGTCGAGGACGGTCGGCTCACCCACGACGAAGCACGCGTTCTCACCGATCGGGCGCGGTTGACCGGGCTGACCGGCATCCAGTTGCGTTCGCTGAACCGCGAAGCATGGGAAGCGGCCTTTCCCGAAGACCGAGGCGCCGACCGGTCGACGCTGACACCCGCTCGCCGGCGCGAGATGTACCTGCTGGCCGAGGCGCTCGGGCTGCCCGAACTCGCCGAGCGGATCAACGAGGTGATCCGCGCGTGCGCCGAACCCGCACCGGCACCGCAGGCGCGTTACCTGCGAAGTCTCCGGATCGCGATCGTCGGACAGCATGCCGAGGTGCTCGATCTGCGGCGGCGGGCCGAATCGTACGGTGCGAGACTCGCCGTCAACATCACCGAGACCGTGCAGTGGATGGTGACGGCCACCCCGGAGGCGGCCGATTCCCGGCACAATACGGCGCGCAAGCTGAACATTCCGATCATCGGCCCCGCCGAGGGCGAGGTACGCCTGGGCGAGGCGATCCGGGAGGCGGAAGCCAGAGCGGCCGAACGGCAGCGCGAGGTCGATGCGAACATCGCCCGGCGCAGACAGCGCGACGCCGAGAGCGACGCGTACTGGCGACCGGTGTGGCGGCCGAGCGAACTGACCCTCGACCCGGGACCCCAGCGCGGCTGA
- a CDS encoding multidrug effflux MFS transporter produces MVRPGRPAVSGSLLVVLALLSALAPFSIDMYLPAFTRLAADLHTSAASVQLTLTTFLIGLALGQLVIGPLSDRLGRRRPLLIGSALALLATLACALAPNIWVLVAARFVQGCTGAAGIVISRAVAADRTAGAAAARIFTLFASLSGFAPVVAPLLGGALAPHGWRPEFWVLGAIYAVMFAGSILVVPESLAPERRHTGGFTSTTRAIGGLLTDRGYLGYTLTFALGFAALMAYISASPFVIQNVLGLSTTEYTVVFATNALGMVAVGAVASRLTTRIRPETLLTVGQATMLLFGIVVLILLLAHAPAAAVLPALFVQVAVFPLIAGNATALAVARAPHAKGTASALMGALQFTLGALVSPLVGLGGPATGLPMTITVVTAALLALTTRLLTLHTTPHPEPAPAPA; encoded by the coding sequence ATGGTGAGACCCGGCCGGCCGGCGGTGTCCGGATCGCTGTTGGTGGTGCTCGCGCTGTTGTCGGCGCTGGCGCCGTTCTCGATCGATATGTATCTGCCGGCCTTCACCCGGCTGGCGGCGGACCTGCACACCAGCGCGGCGAGCGTCCAGCTCACCCTGACCACCTTCCTGATCGGCCTGGCCCTGGGCCAGCTGGTGATCGGCCCGTTGTCGGATCGCCTCGGCCGCCGCCGCCCGCTGCTGATCGGCAGCGCGCTCGCCCTGCTGGCGACGCTGGCCTGCGCGCTCGCCCCGAATATCTGGGTCCTGGTCGCGGCCCGTTTCGTCCAGGGTTGCACCGGCGCCGCGGGCATCGTGATCAGCCGTGCCGTCGCCGCCGACCGGACCGCCGGCGCCGCCGCGGCCCGCATCTTCACCCTGTTCGCGAGCCTCAGCGGCTTCGCCCCCGTGGTGGCGCCCCTGCTCGGCGGCGCGCTGGCCCCGCACGGCTGGCGCCCGGAGTTCTGGGTGCTCGGCGCGATCTACGCGGTGATGTTCGCGGGTTCGATCCTGGTGGTACCGGAATCCCTCGCCCCGGAACGCCGCCACACCGGCGGTTTCACCAGCACCACCCGCGCGATCGGCGGCCTGCTCACCGACCGCGGCTACCTCGGCTACACCCTCACCTTCGCCCTGGGTTTCGCCGCCCTGATGGCCTACATCTCCGCGTCCCCGTTCGTGATCCAGAACGTCCTGGGCCTGTCGACCACCGAATACACGGTGGTCTTCGCCACCAACGCCCTCGGCATGGTCGCCGTCGGCGCGGTGGCCTCCCGCCTCACCACCCGCATCCGCCCGGAAACCCTCCTGACCGTGGGCCAAGCCACGATGCTCCTCTTCGGCATCGTCGTCCTGATCCTGCTGCTCGCCCACGCCCCCGCCGCCGCGGTCCTCCCTGCCCTGTTCGTCCAGGTCGCGGTCTTCCCGCTGATAGCCGGCAACGCCACCGCCCTGGCGGTGGCCCGCGCCCCGCACGCCAAGGGCACCGCCAGCGCCCTGATGGGCGCCCTCCAATTCACCCTCGGCGCCCTGGTCTCCCCCCTGGTCGGCCTCGGCGGCCCCGCCACCGGACTCCCCATGACCATCACGGTCGTCACCGCCGCCCTCCTCGCCCTCACCACCCGCCTCCTCACCCTCCACACCACCCCCCACCCCGAACCGGCCCCCGCCCCCGCCTGA
- a CDS encoding DUF4286 family protein, producing the protein MQFLVFASPLAGKEDEFNEWYTGVHIPDMLKIPAVTAATRIRLRPVGAEETRPEYLTTYEVDGDIDSLIKEIGVRTRNGEFGALPDSIDKTTVRMIVGEPA; encoded by the coding sequence ATGCAGTTCCTTGTCTTCGCCTCACCGCTCGCGGGTAAAGAGGACGAGTTCAACGAGTGGTACACCGGGGTGCACATCCCCGACATGCTGAAGATCCCGGCAGTCACCGCGGCCACTCGGATCCGGCTGCGCCCGGTCGGCGCCGAGGAGACGCGCCCGGAGTACCTCACCACCTACGAGGTCGACGGCGACATCGACAGCCTGATCAAGGAGATCGGCGTGCGCACCCGCAACGGTGAGTTCGGCGCGCTGCCGGACAGTATCGACAAGACCACCGTCCGGATGATCGTCGGGGAGCCCGCCTGA
- a CDS encoding alpha/beta fold hydrolase — MPSVEILGGNIEYEILGDSGDLIVLTPGGRFSKDFRGVRPLAEGLVAGGYRVLLWDRPNCGVSDVQFFGPTESHMRAAVLGELLRTLDTGPVILAGGSGGARDSIVTTIEHPDLVRKLVLWNIVGGVQGQFVLGSYYVVPTLLAVRSSGLAAVTELPEWKTLIEANPKNRDRILNQDRTEFNRLMLRWLEAYVPKPGQTIPGVPDDRFADIRVPTLIIRGGKDDYDHPKRTSLEVHCLIAGSEVIDPPWPEDAWERATEARARGEDVGGFDTWVQAAPPILEFLARS; from the coding sequence ATGCCCTCGGTCGAGATTCTCGGGGGAAATATCGAATACGAAATTCTCGGGGACAGTGGCGATCTCATCGTCCTGACCCCGGGTGGCCGATTCAGCAAGGACTTTCGCGGGGTGCGGCCGCTGGCCGAGGGCCTCGTCGCCGGTGGCTACCGGGTCCTGTTGTGGGACCGGCCCAATTGCGGCGTCTCTGATGTCCAGTTCTTCGGGCCGACCGAATCCCACATGCGCGCAGCGGTTCTGGGCGAACTGCTGCGGACGCTGGACACCGGGCCGGTGATCCTGGCCGGCGGGTCCGGCGGCGCGCGCGATTCGATCGTGACCACGATCGAACATCCGGACCTGGTCCGGAAACTGGTGCTGTGGAACATCGTCGGCGGTGTGCAGGGCCAATTCGTGCTGGGCTCCTACTATGTCGTGCCGACACTGCTCGCGGTGCGATCCTCGGGCCTGGCGGCGGTCACCGAACTGCCCGAGTGGAAGACGCTCATCGAGGCGAATCCGAAGAACCGCGACCGGATCCTGAACCAGGACCGCACCGAGTTCAACCGGCTGATGCTGCGCTGGCTGGAGGCCTACGTACCCAAGCCCGGCCAGACCATTCCGGGTGTGCCGGACGACCGCTTCGCCGACATCCGGGTCCCGACGCTGATCATCCGCGGCGGCAAGGACGACTACGACCACCCCAAGCGCACTTCGCTCGAGGTGCACTGCCTGATCGCCGGATCCGAGGTGATCGATCCGCCGTGGCCCGAGGACGCCTGGGAGCGGGCCACCGAGGCGCGGGCCCGCGGCGAGGACGTGGGCGGTTTCGACACCTGGGTTCAGGCGGCGCCGCCGATCCTGGAATTCCTCGCGCGCAGCTGA
- a CDS encoding TetR/AcrR family transcriptional regulator — protein MSTPRKRRREGDTETRDQLIAATADIMLEEGYAAATSRRVAAKAGVNPALVYYYFPTMDDLFLAVFRRGAEANLERQRKALASGNPMRALWEVATDPHGTAMLMEFMALSNHRKDIRAEFATYAQRYRESQIAALTVIMRGHGVDLDALPPTLLSVMISSLGATLVNEATLGIDLGHRELVEFAEDFVRAFEGTPWARAVGLPAGARAIGAESDPAAAG, from the coding sequence ATGAGCACACCGCGCAAGCGCCGCCGCGAGGGCGATACCGAGACACGTGACCAGCTGATCGCGGCCACCGCGGACATCATGCTGGAGGAGGGCTACGCGGCCGCCACCTCGCGCCGGGTGGCGGCGAAGGCCGGCGTCAACCCGGCCCTGGTCTACTACTACTTCCCGACCATGGACGACCTGTTCCTGGCCGTGTTCCGCCGCGGCGCGGAGGCGAATCTGGAGCGTCAGCGCAAGGCGCTGGCCTCCGGCAACCCGATGCGCGCGCTGTGGGAGGTGGCCACCGATCCGCACGGCACCGCGATGCTGATGGAATTCATGGCGCTGTCCAACCACCGCAAGGACATCCGCGCCGAATTCGCCACGTACGCACAGCGATACCGGGAGAGTCAGATCGCCGCGCTCACCGTGATCATGCGCGGCCACGGCGTCGATCTCGACGCGCTGCCGCCGACACTGCTGTCGGTGATGATCTCGAGCCTCGGCGCCACCCTGGTGAACGAGGCCACCCTGGGTATCGATCTGGGGCATCGGGAACTGGTGGAATTCGCCGAGGATTTCGTGCGGGCCTTCGAGGGCACCCCGTGGGCGCGGGCGGTCGGCCTGCCGGCCGGGGCGCGCGCGATCGGCGCCGAATCGGATCCGGCCGCCGCGGGCTGA